A single region of the Nicotiana sylvestris chromosome 6, ASM39365v2, whole genome shotgun sequence genome encodes:
- the LOC138871896 gene encoding uncharacterized protein, with amino-acid sequence MERRMSAYTQKFETCLSNPPLLAKPKAGERLLIYLAVSEVTISVVLVREDQGKQSLIYYVSKSLLDAETRYPQLEKLALALIMASRKLRPYFQCHPIAVVTSYPLCNILHKHELSEAEKELQVFNKANPGTWTLFTDGSSNVKGAGLGLELAQELGINQIIIKSDSQLIVNQTLGTYTTRDARIQQYLEKVRDLIKKFQTWKVTQIPKDKNVEADALANLASAADLASNENASVIHLFHSILDLDKNEVNFNNLTWDCRNKIVAFLQYGTVPEDKKKAHALRKKAARYCLKQGNLYRKMFSGPLARCLRSF; translated from the exons ATGGAACGAAGAATGTCAGCATACACTCAAAAATTTGAGACATGcttatcaaatccaccattgctcgcaaaaccaaaggctggggaaagactgCTCATCTACCTTGCTGTTTCAGAAGTAACGataagtgttgttttagtccgtgaggaccaaggtaaacaatctctgatctattatgttagcaaatctttgttagatgcggagACACGGTACCCTCAATTggaaaagcttgcacttgcattaatcatggcatctagaaaattaaggccttattttcaatgtcatcctattgcTGTAGTAACTTCTTATCCATTatgcaatatattacataagcatgaattgtcag aagcagaaaaagagttGCAGGTGTTTAACAAagctaacccaggaacttggaccttgtttactgatggttcatctaacgtAAAGGGTGCTGGTTTAG gtttagaactggcacaagaacttggcataaatcagattataatcaaaagcgattcacaGCTCATAGTTAATCAAACGCTGGGGACTTATACGACCAGGGatgcaaggatacaacaatacttAGAGAAGGTACGGGATTTGATAAAGaaatttcaaacctggaaagtAACACAAATACCAAAGGATAAAAATGTTGAAGccgacgccctagctaatcttgcatctgcgGCAGACCTagcaagcaatgaaaatgcttcagttattcatttgtttcattcaattCTCGACctcgataagaatgaggtaaattttaataacttaacttgggattgTAGGAAcaagattgttgcttttttgcagtatggtaccgtccctgaagataagaaaaaagctcatgcgcttcgaaaaaaggctgctcggtattgcttaaaacaaggcaatctttaccgaaaaatgttcagtggtcccttagcaagatgcctcagaTCTTTTTAG